The Lemur catta isolate mLemCat1 chromosome X, mLemCat1.pri, whole genome shotgun sequence genome has a window encoding:
- the GPM6B gene encoding neuronal membrane glycoprotein M6-b isoform X3, with protein sequence METAAEENTEQSHERKGCFECCIKCLGGVPYASLVATILCFSGVALFCGCGHVALAGTVAILEQHFSTNTSDHALLSEVIQLMQYVIYGIASFFFLYGIILLAEGFYTTSAVKELHGEFKTTACGRCISGMFVFLTYVLGVAWLGVFGFSAVPVFMFYNIWSTCEVIKSPQTNGTTGVEQICVDIRQYGIIPWNAFPGKICGSALENICNTNEFYMSYHLFIVACAGAGATVIALIHFLMILSSNWAYLKDASKMQAYQDIKAKEEQELQDIQSRSKEQLNSYT encoded by the exons GCTGCTTCGAGTGTTGCATCAAGTGTCTGGGAGGAGTCCCCTATGCCTCCCTGGTGGCCACCATCCTCTGCTTCTCTGGAGTCGCCTTGTTCTGCGGCTGTGGGCATGTGGCTCTCGCGGGCACCGTGGCGATTCTTGAGCAACACTTCTCCACCAACACCAGTGACCACGCCTTGCTGAGTGAAGT GATACAACTGATGCAGTATGTCATCTATGGAATTGcatcctttttcttcttgtatGGGATCATTCTGTTGGCAGAAGGCTTTTACACCACCAGTGCAGTGAAAGAACTGCACGGTGAGTTTAAGACAACCGCCTGTGGCCGCTGCATCAGTGGAATG TTCGTTTTCCTCACCTACGTGCTTGGAGTGGCCTGGCTGGGCGTGTTTGGTTTCTCGGCGGTGCCCGTGTTTATGTTCTACAACATATGGTCAACTTGTGAAGTCATCAAGTCACCGCAGACCAACGGGACCACGGGTGTGGAGCAGATCTGTGTGGATATCCGACAATACG GTATCATTCCTTGGAATGCTTTCCCAGGAAAAATATGTGGCTCCGCTCTAGAGAACATCTGCAACACCAATGAG TTCTACATGTCCTATCACCTGTTCATCGTGGCCTGTGCGGGAGCTGGCGCCACCGTGATTGCTCTG ATCCACTTCCTCATGATACTGTCTTCTAACTGGGCTTACTTAAAGGATGCGAGCAAAATGCAGGCTTACCAAGATATCAAAGCAAAGGAGGAACAGGAACTGCAAGATATCCAGTCTCGGTCAAAAGAACAACTCAATTCTTACACATAA
- the GPM6B gene encoding neuronal membrane glycoprotein M6-b isoform X4, translating to MGCFECCIKCLGGVPYASLVATILCFSGVALFCGCGHVALAGTVAILEQHFSTNTSDHALLSEVIQLMQYVIYGIASFFFLYGIILLAEGFYTTSAVKELHGEFKTTACGRCISGMFVFLTYVLGVAWLGVFGFSAVPVFMFYNIWSTCEVIKSPQTNGTTGVEQICVDIRQYGIIPWNAFPGKICGSALENICNTNEFYMSYHLFIVACAGAGATVIALIHFLMILSSNWAYLKDASKMQAYQDIKAKEEQELQDIQSRSKEQLNSYT from the exons GCTGCTTCGAGTGTTGCATCAAGTGTCTGGGAGGAGTCCCCTATGCCTCCCTGGTGGCCACCATCCTCTGCTTCTCTGGAGTCGCCTTGTTCTGCGGCTGTGGGCATGTGGCTCTCGCGGGCACCGTGGCGATTCTTGAGCAACACTTCTCCACCAACACCAGTGACCACGCCTTGCTGAGTGAAGT GATACAACTGATGCAGTATGTCATCTATGGAATTGcatcctttttcttcttgtatGGGATCATTCTGTTGGCAGAAGGCTTTTACACCACCAGTGCAGTGAAAGAACTGCACGGTGAGTTTAAGACAACCGCCTGTGGCCGCTGCATCAGTGGAATG TTCGTTTTCCTCACCTACGTGCTTGGAGTGGCCTGGCTGGGCGTGTTTGGTTTCTCGGCGGTGCCCGTGTTTATGTTCTACAACATATGGTCAACTTGTGAAGTCATCAAGTCACCGCAGACCAACGGGACCACGGGTGTGGAGCAGATCTGTGTGGATATCCGACAATACG GTATCATTCCTTGGAATGCTTTCCCAGGAAAAATATGTGGCTCCGCTCTAGAGAACATCTGCAACACCAATGAG TTCTACATGTCCTATCACCTGTTCATCGTGGCCTGTGCGGGAGCTGGCGCCACCGTGATTGCTCTG ATCCACTTCCTCATGATACTGTCTTCTAACTGGGCTTACTTAAAGGATGCGAGCAAAATGCAGGCTTACCAAGATATCAAAGCAAAGGAGGAACAGGAACTGCAAGATATCCAGTCTCGGTCAAAAGAACAACTCAATTCTTACACATAA
- the GPM6B gene encoding neuronal membrane glycoprotein M6-b isoform X6, which yields MGCFECCIKCLGGVPYASLVATILCFSGVALFCGCGHVALAGTVAILEQHFSTNTSDHALLSEVIQLMQYVIYGIASFFFLYGIILLAEGFYTTSAVKELHGEFKTTACGRCISGMFVFLTYVLGVAWLGVFGFSAVPVFMFYNIWSTCEVIKSPQTNGTTGVEQICVDIRQYGIIPWNAFPGKICGSALENICNTNEFYMSYHLFIVACAGAGATVIALLIYMMATTYNYAVLKFKSREDCCTKF from the exons GCTGCTTCGAGTGTTGCATCAAGTGTCTGGGAGGAGTCCCCTATGCCTCCCTGGTGGCCACCATCCTCTGCTTCTCTGGAGTCGCCTTGTTCTGCGGCTGTGGGCATGTGGCTCTCGCGGGCACCGTGGCGATTCTTGAGCAACACTTCTCCACCAACACCAGTGACCACGCCTTGCTGAGTGAAGT GATACAACTGATGCAGTATGTCATCTATGGAATTGcatcctttttcttcttgtatGGGATCATTCTGTTGGCAGAAGGCTTTTACACCACCAGTGCAGTGAAAGAACTGCACGGTGAGTTTAAGACAACCGCCTGTGGCCGCTGCATCAGTGGAATG TTCGTTTTCCTCACCTACGTGCTTGGAGTGGCCTGGCTGGGCGTGTTTGGTTTCTCGGCGGTGCCCGTGTTTATGTTCTACAACATATGGTCAACTTGTGAAGTCATCAAGTCACCGCAGACCAACGGGACCACGGGTGTGGAGCAGATCTGTGTGGATATCCGACAATACG GTATCATTCCTTGGAATGCTTTCCCAGGAAAAATATGTGGCTCCGCTCTAGAGAACATCTGCAACACCAATGAG TTCTACATGTCCTATCACCTGTTCATCGTGGCCTGTGCGGGAGCTGGCGCCACCGTGATTGCTCTG CTGATCTACATGATGGCTACTACATATAACTATGCGGTTTTGAAGTTTAAGAGTCGGGAAGATTGCTGCACTAAATTCTAA
- the GPM6B gene encoding neuronal membrane glycoprotein M6-b isoform X5: METAAEENTEQSHERKGCFECCIKCLGGVPYASLVATILCFSGVALFCGCGHVALAGTVAILEQHFSTNTSDHALLSEVIQLMQYVIYGIASFFFLYGIILLAEGFYTTSAVKELHGEFKTTACGRCISGMFVFLTYVLGVAWLGVFGFSAVPVFMFYNIWSTCEVIKSPQTNGTTGVEQICVDIRQYGIIPWNAFPGKICGSALENICNTNEFYMSYHLFIVACAGAGATVIALLIYMMATTYNYAVLKFKSREDCCTKF, encoded by the exons GCTGCTTCGAGTGTTGCATCAAGTGTCTGGGAGGAGTCCCCTATGCCTCCCTGGTGGCCACCATCCTCTGCTTCTCTGGAGTCGCCTTGTTCTGCGGCTGTGGGCATGTGGCTCTCGCGGGCACCGTGGCGATTCTTGAGCAACACTTCTCCACCAACACCAGTGACCACGCCTTGCTGAGTGAAGT GATACAACTGATGCAGTATGTCATCTATGGAATTGcatcctttttcttcttgtatGGGATCATTCTGTTGGCAGAAGGCTTTTACACCACCAGTGCAGTGAAAGAACTGCACGGTGAGTTTAAGACAACCGCCTGTGGCCGCTGCATCAGTGGAATG TTCGTTTTCCTCACCTACGTGCTTGGAGTGGCCTGGCTGGGCGTGTTTGGTTTCTCGGCGGTGCCCGTGTTTATGTTCTACAACATATGGTCAACTTGTGAAGTCATCAAGTCACCGCAGACCAACGGGACCACGGGTGTGGAGCAGATCTGTGTGGATATCCGACAATACG GTATCATTCCTTGGAATGCTTTCCCAGGAAAAATATGTGGCTCCGCTCTAGAGAACATCTGCAACACCAATGAG TTCTACATGTCCTATCACCTGTTCATCGTGGCCTGTGCGGGAGCTGGCGCCACCGTGATTGCTCTG CTGATCTACATGATGGCTACTACATATAACTATGCGGTTTTGAAGTTTAAGAGTCGGGAAGATTGCTGCACTAAATTCTAA